From a single Phragmites australis chromosome 7, lpPhrAust1.1, whole genome shotgun sequence genomic region:
- the LOC133925363 gene encoding zinc finger protein 11-like — protein sequence MDASHNFSLATGCFSWPPLQRSSSSYTCGYCRREFWSAQALGGHMNVHRRDRARLRQCCSASAYTSSLRPLPNLNFSPTTSEPVVYRFFSATTSATAAATKAAFEVNLELGIGVCSGGGDIEEDGLDLELRLGCAWE from the coding sequence ATGGACGCCAGCCACAACTTCAGCTTGGCCACCGGCTGCTTCTCGTGGCCGCCACTGCAGCGGTCGTCGTCGTCCTACACCTGCGGCTACTGCAGGCGGGAGTTCTGGTCGGCGCAGGCGCTGGGAGGTCACATGAACGTCCACCGGAGGGACAGGGCCCGGCTCAGGCAGTGCTGCTCCGCCTCCGCGTACACTTCCTCTCTTCGTCCTCTCCCTAACCTCAACTTCTCGCCGACGACGTCCGAGCCGGTGGTCTACAGGTTCTTCTCGGCGACGACGTCGGCCACTGCTGCCGCGACGAAGGCCGCCTTTGAGGTGAATTTGGAGCTGGGGATCGGAGTATGCAGCGGCGGTGGTGACATTGAGGAGGACGGGTTGGATCTTGAGCTCAGGCTCGGATGCGCTTGGGAGTGA